Proteins from a single region of Gossypium arboreum isolate Shixiya-1 chromosome 1, ASM2569848v2, whole genome shotgun sequence:
- the LOC108461713 gene encoding subtilisin-like protease SBT3.5 yields the protein MDTKLNLFVVLTLVSIQFLSTFPKAAISNVHIVYMGEKENEDPTVTKMFHYKMLSDLLGSKEAAKSSMLYSYKHGFSGFAARLTDSQAKEIEAFPGVVQVIPNQVHKFHTTRSWDFMGLNDHSTTNLLTKSNMGEGIIIGVIDSGVWPESESFNDRGMNLIPSHWKGICQEGQLFNSSNCNKKLIGARWFVKGILDQNQTPINISNGKDILSARDSSGHGTHTASIAAGNFVVNANYEGLAAGLARGGAPRAHLAVYKVCWSFGHGGCTDADLLKAFDKAIQDGVDILSVSIGLSIPLFSYADQRNSIAIGSFHATAKGITVACSAGNDGPTAMTVENTAPWIITVAATTIDRAFPTAITLGNNHTLWGQSVDTRMHNHGFTGITFSDRIALNDSDDSALGCKRGSLNATLAAGQIILCFSQSSTQNIFSAAISVAEAGGVGLIFAQYRSDGLESCHYIPCIKVDYEVGTQILSYIRKARYPIAKLGIPKTIIGKWVSPKVADFSGRGPSSISPIVLKPDIAAPGVDIIAAYIPFGAKKSSKFALLSGTSMSCPHIAGITALIKSVHKNWSPAAIRSALVTTASQKGTDRSNIAEEGSTPKVADPFDIGGGVVNPNRAIDPGLIYDIETNDYVNFLCGTGFSSKSVSGLTQTKANCTKNRLNELNLNLPSITIPYLKRKVTVSRKVTNVGPVESIYKAVVEAPQGIKMKVEPQILRFNKTTQIVPFKVTFFTTGKVYGDYRFGSLIWRDPKHTVTIPISIRAIFV from the exons ATGGATACAAAATTAAACTTGTTTGTTGTTCTCACTCTTGTTTCAATTCAATTTTTGTCAACTTTTCCAAAGGCTGCCATAAGCAAT GTGCATATTGTGTACATGGGAGAGAAAGAAAATGAAGATCCAACTGTTACCAAAATGTTTCATTACAAAATGTTGTCCGACTTGCTTGGAAG CAAGGAAGCAGCAAAAAGTTCAATGCTTTATAGCTATAAACATGGCTTTTCTGGGTTTGCAGCCAGGTTGACAGATTCTCAGGCAAAAGAAATTGAAG CATTTCCTGGTGTTGTCCAAGTGATTCCTAATCAAGTTCACAAGTTTCATACAACTAGAAGTTGGGACTTCATGGGGCTAAATGATCATTCTACAACAAATCTTTTAACTAAAAGCAACATGGGTGAAGGAATAATCATTGGAGTAATAGACTCAG GAGTGTGGCCAGAATCTGAGAGTTTCAATGATAGGGGTATGAATCTAATTCCATCTCATTGGAAAGGTATATGCCAAGAGGGACAGTTGTTCAACTCCTCAAACTGTAACAAGAAACTTATCGGAGCTCGATGGTTCGTCAAAGGCATCTTGGATCAAAACCAAACACCTATAAATATAAGTAATGGAAAGGATATTCTATCAGCAAGAGATAGCTCAGGGCATGGTACTCATACAGCTTCTATAGCAGCTGGTAATTTTGTAGTAAATGCAAACTATGAAGGACTAGCTGCTGGTTTGGCTAGGGGAGGTGCTCCACGAGCTCACTTGGCAGTTTACAAGGTTTGTTGGTCTTTTGGACATGGAGGGTGCACTGATGCTGATCTTCTCAAAGCATTTGACAAAGCCATACAAGATGGAGTCGATATCCTATCGGTGTCCATCGGCCTTTCTATACCTTTGTTCTCTTACGCAGATCAACGTAATTCGATTGCAATTGGTTCCTTTCATGCAACTGCAAAGGGCATTACTGTAGCTTGCTCCGCAGGGAATGATGGTCCTACTGCAATGACAGTTGAGAACACTGCTCCTTGGATTATCACTGTTGCTGCTACTACCATAGATAGGGCCTTCCCAACAGCCATTACACTAGGAAATAACCACACCCTTTGG GGACAATCTGTTGACACTCGAATGCATAACCATGGATTCACTGGCATTACATTCTCTGATCGCATTGCCTTAAATGATAGCGATGATTCAGC CCTGGGGTGCAAGCGAGGAAGTCTGAATGCAACATTAGCAGCAGGACAGATCATACTTTGTTTTTCACAATCAAGTACTCAGAATATATTTAGTGCTGCAATTTCAGTGGCAGAAGCAGGAGGGGTAGGGCTTATTTTTGCGCAATATAGGAGTGATGGACTTGAGTCATGTCATTATATACCATGCATTAAAGTAGATTATGAAGTAGGAACTCAGATACTATCCTATATAAGAAAAGCAAG GTATCCAATTGCCAAGTTAGGTATTCCAAAGACAATTATAGGGAAATGGGTATCTCCTAAAGTTGCAGATTTCTCAGGCAGAGGACCTAGTTCAATTTCCCCAATAGTGCTAAAG CCCGACATAGCTGCACCAGGCGTGGACATCATAGCTGCATATATACCATTTGGCGCAAAAAAAAGTAGTAAATTTGCACTACTGTCAGGAACTTCAATGTCTTGCCCCCATATTGCAGGCATAACAGCTCTAATCAAATCTGTACATAAGAACTGGTCTCCAGCTGCAATAAGATCAGCTCTAGTCACCACAG CTTCCCAAAAAGGAACTGATAGATCAAACATAGCCGAGGAGGGCTCAACTCCCAAGGTAGCTGACCCATTTGATATAGGCGGTGGAGTAGTAAATCCCAATAGAGCTATTGATCCAGGGCTCATCTATGACATTGAAACAAACGATTATGTCAATTTCCTTTGCGGCACTGGGTTCAGTAGCAAGTCTGTGAGTGGTTTAACCCAGACCAAAGCCAATTGTACCAAAAATAGACTAAATGAGTTGAACCTCAACCTTCCATCCATCACCATCCCATACCTGAAAAGAAAAGTAACAGTGAGCCGAAAGGTAACGAATGTCGGACCCGTTGAGTCAATATATAAAGCTGTTGTGGAAGCTCCACAAGGTATAAAGATGAAAGTAGAACCCCAGATATTGAGGTTCAATAAAACCACCCAAATTGTACCCTTTAAAGTTACTTTCTTCACGACTGGGAAAGTATATGGAGATTATAGATTTGGGAGCCTAATATGGAGAGATCCGAAGCACACTGTGACGATTCCTATATCGATACGAGCTATTTTTGTTTGA
- the LOC108463316 gene encoding protein ABIL3-like isoform X1: MKNMNSPTSVPVPQQSSHRDEVLMQQSLVFADNLKDLKNLREQLYSAAEYFEMAYTKEMQKQIVEDTLKDYAIKALVNTVDHLGSIAYKINTFLDEKINDYSVMELRLFCLEQRLRTCQDYVNLGGLSQQSLVLEAPKHHKHYIFPGIQAKPADTPSEHAGDGYFMLRSPRHFPRQRPQLLTSVSMNPRQDKQSSSPRHIPLPRTVSLMPRSTSPNTKKRYPSEPRRTVSLSMVGEDVDQQYSTKSKRLFKAMLSLRKSKKDLSFHKFLDDN, encoded by the exons ATGAAAAATATGAATTCACCCACTTCAGTTCCAGTTCCTCAACAATCTTCCCACCGTGATGAAGTCTTAATGCAGCAGAGCTTGGTTTTTGCAGATAATCTTAAG GATTTGAAGAATCTGAGGGAACAGTTATATTCTGCAGCAGAATATTTTGAAATGGCCTATACTAAAGAAATGCAGAAACAAAT AGTGGAAGACACTTTGAAAGATTATGCCATTAAAGCTTTGGTCAATACAGTGGATCACTTGGGCTCTATAGCGTACAAGATCAACACTTTCTTGGATGAAAAGATCAATGACTATTCTGTAATGGAGCTTCGTTTGTTTTGCCTGGAACAG AGACTGCGAACATGCCAAGACTACGTTAATTTAGGGGGTCTTTCACAGCAGTCATTGGTGTTAGAAGCACCCAAGCACCATAAGCACTACATATTTCCAG GCATTCAAGCAAAACCTGCAGATACCCCTTCTGAGCATGCCGG TGATGGATACTTTATGTTACGGTCTCCACGGCATTTTCCAAGACAACGCCCCCAGTTGTTGACCAGTGTTTCAATGAACCCGAGACAAG ATAAACAATCAAGCTCTCCTCGACACATTCCGCTGCCACGAACTGTGTCTCTTATGCCCAGATCCACTTCTCCCAACACTAAAAAAAGG TACCCGTCAGAGCCCCGAAGAACAGTATCGTTGTCGATGGTGGGCGAAGATGTGGATCAACAATATTCTACCAAAAGCAAACGTCTTTTCAAGGCCATGCTCAGCTTGCGCAAATCCAAAAAGGATCTCTCTTTTCACAAATTCTTGGACGATAATTGA
- the LOC108463316 gene encoding protein ABIL3-like isoform X2 yields the protein MKNMNSPTSVPVPQQSSHRDEVLMQQSLVFADNLKDLKNLREQLYSAAEYFEMAYTKEMQKQIVEDTLKDYAIKALVNTVDHLGSIAYKINTFLDEKINDYSVMELRLFCLEQRLRTCQDYVNLGGLSQQSLVLEAPKHHKHYIFPGIQAKPADTPSEHAGDGYFMLRSPRHFPRQRPQLLTSVSMNPRQGYFEIR from the exons ATGAAAAATATGAATTCACCCACTTCAGTTCCAGTTCCTCAACAATCTTCCCACCGTGATGAAGTCTTAATGCAGCAGAGCTTGGTTTTTGCAGATAATCTTAAG GATTTGAAGAATCTGAGGGAACAGTTATATTCTGCAGCAGAATATTTTGAAATGGCCTATACTAAAGAAATGCAGAAACAAAT AGTGGAAGACACTTTGAAAGATTATGCCATTAAAGCTTTGGTCAATACAGTGGATCACTTGGGCTCTATAGCGTACAAGATCAACACTTTCTTGGATGAAAAGATCAATGACTATTCTGTAATGGAGCTTCGTTTGTTTTGCCTGGAACAG AGACTGCGAACATGCCAAGACTACGTTAATTTAGGGGGTCTTTCACAGCAGTCATTGGTGTTAGAAGCACCCAAGCACCATAAGCACTACATATTTCCAG GCATTCAAGCAAAACCTGCAGATACCCCTTCTGAGCATGCCGG TGATGGATACTTTATGTTACGGTCTCCACGGCATTTTCCAAGACAACGCCCCCAGTTGTTGACCAGTGTTTCAATGAACCCGAGACAAG GTTATTTTGAAATCAGATAA